A window of Oncorhynchus kisutch isolate 150728-3 linkage group LG10, Okis_V2, whole genome shotgun sequence contains these coding sequences:
- the LOC109897296 gene encoding CD63 antigen-like: MSQPTYTEMESFTHISQGLSHTSILLIVVGIIVSLLAFLGSIGAWSDSRLLLGLFTHFLMLILSLQIVSGILFYVFRNKVERRITLKVNAKVAIDDLQHAFRCCGAENYTDWLLQGSHGHISFVSHSCCHADSVACVNVVTTDNIYQRVNVNQHREGRGGYKGLR, from the exons ATGTCTCAGCCAACCTACACAGAAATGGAGTCTTTCACCCACATATCCCAGGGCCTGTCTCACACCTCCATCCTCCTCATAGTGGTGGGCATCATCGTCTCCCTGCTGGCCTTCCTGGGTAGCATTGGGGCGTGGTCTGACAGCCGTCTGCTCCTTGGATTG TTCACACACTTCCTAATGCTGATCCTCAGCCTGCAGATAGTGTCTGGGATTCTCTTCTATGTCTTCAGAAACAAG GTGGAGAGAAGGATCACACTGAAAGTTAACGCGAAGGTTGCCATCGATGACCTACAACATGCA TTCCGTTGTTGTGGTGCAGAGAACTACACTGACTGGCTCCTGCAGGGCTCTCATGGGCATATTAGTTTTGTGTCACACTCCTGTTGCCATGCGGATTCTGTGGCCTGTGTGAATGTCGTCACCACAGACAACATCTACCAGAGGGTCAATGTTAACCAGCACAGGGAAGGGCGAGGGGGTTACAAAGGACTTAGATGA
- the LOC109898433 gene encoding uncharacterized protein LOC109898433, translated as MKNPLQITDNRSSSESERANAEVRQGAVIQSSVEGKALRSTQGTIHNNSPQDSPPTGTDKSCRGAEESTSPDNIDSDRKKINFPLLFTKTAVAGITTNPLLTENDRPSGKLSVKAENAHKTVMVAGIPEEIGVGAKVMQKTLPAMSKFSWLRPSPSEEDDKVQGKVKDFLKTKLGEQKEDNVSPIAKEPLRKGSSHGAEQGKGRDYSRRKAPLSYDIQHRLNQAMTDSDRLKAREVIKRSGTIRCENLQQRPNRQKPELERFKPRDITKRRAIIPCDELQQRPHQPMPKPDKAALVKLPAIPRWSGSISYEEYQKLNQKMPDSTINTEDLEEFLNSLGITHIEDLATTVPDDPLIDAQSDAFKEVFEQFAKNSDGSLNEEGLASTLDRVGISISPEEVKKALQKADYDKDGEVGFQDFLHVMVDSQRFTKCLKGADPSQSVEVCETVFYKALTRMLAAGILSSGTTTEIVQYYHKKTLRLIRRAVRPDREDGDHVLTYYTKGAHLIGLKSKQLLKYIQPVETIVQSQKVKDSPYLRCPSLNVAYTSWDPRRMSLNPAQKAKMGRVKSVKIWKTAEIEDRIRQLSIKHPGMEKMEMITPVKMKVNMSMKERDHLTYNEINQIKQMSKSSLKEYLKDLTQLKRRDMWNSWGSLQCYCALHSRKDFPKTFTTYSWSWSSCRNMMETGDLDAPCRSALRPHVANHWSPSPGSFVPRPIREAKKRRPWRQPR; from the exons ATGAAGAATCCTTTGCAGATTACTGATAACAGGTCCAGTTCGGAGTCAGAGCGAGCTAACGCTGAAGTTCGCCAGGGGGCAGTCATACAGTCTTCAGTAGAGGGCAAAGCTCTCCGCAGCACGCAAGGAACTATCCATAATAACTCACCGCAGGACTCCCCACCCACTGGCACTGATAAGAGTTGCAGAGGGGCAGAGGAATCTACATCCCCAGATAACATTGACAGCGACAGGAAGAAGATAAATTTCCCACTCCTCTTCACCAAGACAGCCGTGGCTGGGATCACCACCAACCCCCTTCTCACTGAGAATGACCGGCCCAGCGGGAAGCTTTCTGTCAAGGCAGAAAATGCCCATAAGACTGTGATGGTGGCCGGTATCCCAGAGGAGATCGGTGTTGGAGCTAAGGTCATGCAGAAGACCTTACCGGCCATGTCCAAGTTCAGCTGGTTACGACCCAGTCCAAGTGAAGAAGATGACAAAGTCCAGGGCAAAGTCAAAGACTTCCTCAAGACCAAACTAGGTGAACAGAAAGAAGATAACGTCTCGCCAATAGCCAAAGAACCTCTGAGAAAAGGGTCCTCCCATGGAGCAGAACAAGGCAAAGGCAGGGACTATAGCAGGAGGAAAGCGCCCCTCTCCTACGACATACAGCACAGACTCAACCAAGCCATGACAGATTCAGACAGACTCAAAGCTAGAGAGGTCATCAAGAGAAGCGGAACCATCCGCTGTGAGAATCTCCAGCAAAGGCCCAACCGACAGAAGCCAGAGTTGGAGCGATTCAAACCCAGGGATATCACCAAGAGGAGGGCCATCATTCCATGTGATGAGCTGCAGCAAAGGCCCCATCAGCCAATGCCAAAGCCAGATAAAGCTGCCCTGGTTAAACTCCCAGCGATTCCACGGTGGTCGGGCTCCATCTCATATGAGGAGTACCAGAAGCTGAACCAGAAGATGCCAGACAGCACCATCAACACAGAGGACCTGGAGGAGTTCTTAAACTCACT GGGCATTACTCATATTGAAGACCTGGCAACTACGGTGCCTGACGATCCCCTGATCGATGCCCAGTCTGATG CCTTCAAAGAAGTCTTTGAGCAGTTTGCAAAGAACAGCGATGGCTCTCTCAACGAGGAGGGCCTGGCGTCCACGCTGGACAGAGTGGGGATCAGTATCAGCCCAGAGGAGGTGAAGAAAGCCCTGCAGAAGGCCGACTACGACA AGGACGGAGAGGTGGGGTTTCAAGATTTCCTGCATGTGATGGTGGACAGCCAGCGCTTCACCAAGTGCTTGAAAG GAGCGGACCCATCCCAGTCTGTTGAGGTGTGTGAGACAGTGTTTTACAAGGCCCTGACCAGGATGCTGGCTGCTGGTATCCTGTCCAGTGGTACTACAACAGAGATCGTACA GTACTACCATAAAAAGACTCTGAGGCTGATCCGGCGGGCCGTGCGACCAGACAGGGAGGACGGGGACCATGTTCTCACCTACTACACCAAGGGAGCTCATCTCATAGGCCTGAAGAGCAAGCAGCTCCTCAAGTACATCCAGCCAGTGG AGACAATTGTCCAAAGCCAGAAGGTGAAGGACAGCCCGTACTTGAGGTGTCCCAGCCTGAACGTGGCCTACACCTCCTGGGACCCCCGGCGCATGTCCCTGAACCCTGCACAGAAGGCCAAAATGGGCCGCGTGAAGTCTGTCAAGATCTGGAAGACCGCTGAGATCGAGGATCGCATCAGACAa CTGTCAATCAAGCACCCCGGGATGGAGAAAATGGAGATGATCACGCCTGTGAAGATGAAGGTGAACATGTCCATGAAGGAGAGGGACCACCTCACTTACAATGAGATCAACCAGATAAAGCAGATG TCCAAATCAAGTCTGAAGGAGTACCTGAAGGACCTGACCCAGCTGAAGCGCAGGGACATGTGGAACTCCTGGGGCTCCCTTCAGTGTTACTGTGCCCTCCACAGCCGAAAGGACTTCCCCAAAACCTTCACCACCTACTCCTGGTCCTGGAGCAGCTGTCGCAACATGATGGAGACTGGTGACCTGGACGCTCCCTGTAGGTCCGCCCTACGCCCCCATGTAGCCAACCACTGGAGCCCATCGCCAGGAAGCTTCGTGCCTCGTCCAATCAGGGAGGCTAAAAAGAGAAGACCCTGGCGGCAACCCCGTTGA